The following proteins are co-located in the Vigna angularis cultivar LongXiaoDou No.4 chromosome 2, ASM1680809v1, whole genome shotgun sequence genome:
- the LOC108328713 gene encoding uncharacterized protein LOC108328713 isoform X2 has translation MPFASIRCLGLANIRVMVKFDAHIVRWLWYCLKWHPDRCSKDPKFALEAKKQFQHVQEAYSVLSNTGKRRIYDAGLFGLIGEDDDEGFVDFMQEMILMMQNVRPKDEKGTMEDLQGLLRDMMMKENEGIGNPGFSCNSTPCPTKRTRIS, from the exons ATGCCGTTTGCTTCTATTCGGTGCTTGGGATTGGCAAACATTCGAGTGATGGTGAAATTCGATGCGCATATCGTAAGATGGCTCTGGTATTGCCTT AAGTGGCATCCTGATAGATGTAGCAAGGACCCAAAGTTTGCACTGGAGGCAAAAAAACAGTTTCAGCACGTTCAAGAGGCTTATTCAG TTTTGTCCAACACAGGGAAGAGAAGGATATATGATGCTGGTTTGTTTGGTCTAATTGGAGAGGACGATGATGAG GGGTTTGTTGATTTCATGCAagaaatgattttgatgatgcagAATGTAAGACCCAAG GATGAGAAAGGAACAATGGAGGATCTACAAGGACTGTTAAGGGATATGATgatgaaagaaaatgaaggaataggAAATCCTGGATTTAGCTGTAATTCAACTCCATGTCCTACAAAGAGGACCCGTATTTCATGA
- the LOC108328579 gene encoding probable polygalacturonase yields MQLFLHWIQNFVASLKFQLTAAQADMKELVAMLFLVAICAAAESNGEDNGGPCKQNALNARPHSVSILEFGAVGDGITLNTVAFQNAIFYLKSFADKGGAQLYVPSGTWLTGSFNLTSHLTLFLERGATIIASQDCSHWDVVDSLPSYGKGTGRYRSLIYGQNLSDVVVTGDNGTIDGQGSIWWKLFSSHSLNYSRPNLIEFVDSVDVIISNLTFVDSPAWGIHPVYCSNVQIQNITSRAPAESPYTSGIVPDSSKYVCIENSNISTGHDAIVLKSGWDQYGIAYGKPTSSVHIRNVYLQSSSGAGLAFGSEMSGGISDVIAEKLHILNSSIGFELKTTRGRGGYMKGIFISDAELENIHLGISMTGYSGFHPDDKYDTSALPVVGSITFKNVMGANIDVAGNFSGIFESPFSTICLSKVTFSLSYEISPSWFCSNVIGFSEEVIPEPCPDLQSSYSKFSFSCFASLYPHSSNISGSLDQVL; encoded by the exons GTGGCAATGCTTTTCCTTGTTGCAATATGCGCTGCTGCGGAAAGCAACGGAGAAGACAATGGTGGACCATGTAAACAAAATGCGTTGAATGCTAGGCCTCACAGTGTATCGATCTTGGAGTTTGGGGCTGTCGGAGATGGAATAACACTGAACACAGTTGCGTTCCAAAACGCAATATTTTATCTCAAGTCGTTTGCTGACAAAGGGGGTGCCCAACTATATGTTCCATCTGGGACATGGCTTACTGGGAGTTTTAACCTCACCAGTCACCTCACTCTGTTCCTTGAGAGAGGTGCTACCATCATTGCATCTCAG GATTGTTCCCATTGGGATGTAGTGGATTCGCTCCCTTCTTATGGTAAAGGAACTGGGAGATATCGCAGTTTAATCTACGGACAGAATTTAAGTGATGTGGTAGTTACTG GTGATAATGGAACAATAGACGGGCAAGGTTCTATCTGGTGGAAGCTGTTCAGTTCTCATTCCTTAAACTACAGTCGACCAAATCTTATAGAATTTGTTGATTCGGTTGATGTCATAATTTCCAATTTGACTTTTGTGGACTCTCCAGCTTGGGGCATCCATCCAGTATATTGCAG CAACGTTCAAATTCAGAACATTACTTCTCGTGCACCTGCCGAATCCCCTTACACGAGTGGCATAGTTCCAG ATTCTTCTAAGTATGTTTGCATCGAGAACAGTAACATTAGCACTGGTCATGATGCAATCGTGTTGAAGAGTGGTTGGGATCAGTACGGAATTGCCTATGGAAAACCAACCTCGAGTGTCCATATCCGCAATGTTTACCTACAATCATCATCAGGTGCTGGCTTGGCTTTTGGGAGTGAGATGTCTGGGGGAATATCAGATGTTATTGCAGAAAAGCTTCACATACTTAACTCGTCCATAGGCTTTGAACTGAAAACAACTAGGGGCAGAGGTGGCTATATGAAAGGCATCTTCATTTCTGATGCAGAATTGGAAAATATTCACTTGGGAATAAGCATGACAGGATACTCCGGTTTCCATCCAGACGACAAGTATGACACGAGTGCACTTCCAGTTGTTGGTAGCATTACTTTCAAGAATGTGATGGGTGCAAATATTGATGTTGCTGGGAATTTTTCAGGAATATTTGAATCACCATTCTCAACAATCTGTCTTTCAAAAGTGACTTTTTCTCTCAGTTATGAGATATCCCCTTCGTGGTTCTGTTCTAATGTAATTGGTTTCTCCGAGGAGGTGATTCCTGAGCCATGCCCCGATCTCCAGAGCTCGTATTCCAAGTTCTCCTTTTCTTGCTTTGCTTCCCTATATCCACACTCTAGTAATATCTCCGGCTCTTTAGACCAAGTACTATAA
- the LOC108329480 gene encoding kinesin-like protein KIN-14I encodes MAAEAALFFSVASVVEDVLQQHGPRLKDLDLESRKAEEAASRRYEAAGWLRKMVGVVAAKDLPAEPSEEEFRLGLRSGIILCNVINKVQSGAVPKVVESPIDSASIPDGAPLTAYQYFENVRNFLVAVQEIGLPTFEASDLEQGGKSSRIVNCVLALKSYSEWKTSGANGVWKFGGNLKPTVSAKSFVRKNSDPFTNSLSRTSSINDKHLTVLSSDVESDKMSGSHSLSSLVRAILLDKKPEEVPKLVESVLCKVVEEFEQRIASQGEKAKVTSIDPVSQSNGSVVADKKGEKKIHVVTKKEDGIHKSPVNAMVSKKEDRIHKNLVADEESQRQFLKQKMLFDQQQREIKELRHTLHTTKSGMQFMQMKFREEFSNLGMHVHGLAHAASGYHRVLEENRKLYNQVQDLKGSIRVYCRVRPFFPGQSNHLSAVENINDGTITVNIPSKNGKGRRSFNFNKIFGPSATQAEVFLDMQPLVRSVLDGYNVCIFAYGQTGSGKTYTMTGPKEITEKSQGVNYRALSDLFLIADQRKDTFQYDVSVQMIEIYNEQVRDLLVTDGTNKRLEIRSSSQKGLSVPDASLVPVSSTIDVIELMNLGQRNRAVGATALNDRSSRSHSCLTVHVQGRDLTSGAILRGCMHLVDLAGSERVDKSEATGDRLKEAQHINKSLSALGDVIASLAQKNSHVPYRNSKLTQLLQDSLGGQAKTLMFVHISPESDAIGETISTLKFAERVATVELGAARVNKDSSDVKELKEQIASLKAALARKEGESEHSLCSSSEKYRTKGIELSPYQIPDTGDQLGCRRPMVEVGNIELQSNTTVRHKTQSFDFDEISGNSPPWPPVNNSLGQNYAEDDKESGSGEWVDKVMVNNKQDVNKTENLLGCWQTSNGNLSESFYQKYLKDSCKMYSEQSYNMFIGGNQFNIVGSDDTDEPDAATSDSSEPDLLWQFNHSKLSSMTSGIGSKTTRSISKSAKSPELSKNAVHSSPLGPSPSLKQSNGVSHRTGRHPAPVDVKRRSGGRK; translated from the exons ATGGCGGCAGAGGCGGCGTTGTTCTTTTCTGTGGCATCAGTGGTGGAGGACGTGCTTCAGCAGCACGGTCCTCGCCTCAAAGATCTTGATTTGGAATCCAGGAAAGCAGAAGAAGCTG CATCAAGAAGATATGAGGCAGCGGGGTGGTTGAGAAAAATGGTTGGAGTAGTTGCGGCTAAAGATTTACCAGCAGAGCCCTCAGAGGAAGAGTTTAGGCTTGGTTTGAGAAGTGGGATTATTCTCTGTAATGTTATTAATAAAGTTCAATCCGGAGCTGTTCCCAAG GTTGTGGAGAGTCCTATTGATTCTGCATCGATCCCTGATGGGGCTCCATTAACGGCATATCAGTATTTTGAAAACGTGAGGAATTTCCTTGTGGCTGTCCAAGAAATTGGACTTCCTACCTTTGAGGCATCTGATCTGGAACAA GGAGGAAAATCGTCCAGGATTGTCAATTGCGTGTTGGCCCTGAAGTCCTATAGTGAATGGAAAACGAGCGGGGCAAATGGCGTGTGGAAATTTGGTGGAAATCTCAAACCCACTGTGTCTGCCAAATCTTTTGTTAGGAAAAACTCGGACCCATTTACTAATTCCTTGTCAAGGACTTCATCGATCAATGATAAACATCTCACAGTTCTTAGTTCTGACGTAGAGTCTGATAAAATG TCTGGTTCCCATTCTTTGAGTTCGCTTGTTCGTGCGATTCTATTGGATAAGAAGCCAGAAGAAGTTCCAAAG TTGGTTGAATCTGTTTTGTGCAAGGTTGTAGAGGAGTTTGAACAACGAATAGCAAGTCAAGGTGAAAAG GCAAAAGTAACTTCGATTGATCCTGTTTCTCAAAGCAATGGGTCTGTTGTGGCAGATAAAAAG GGGGAGAAGAAGATTCATGTGGTAACGAAAAAAGAAGATGGCATTCATAAAAGTCCAGTTAATGCTATGGTATCAAAAAAAGAGGATCGCATTCATAAAAATCTAGTTGCTGATGAGGAATCGCAAAGGCAATTTCTGAAGCAGAAAATGCTCTTTGATCAGCAGCAAAGAGAAATTAAA GAGCTAAGACATACTCTTCACACGACAAAATCTGGTATGCAGTTCATGCAAATGAAATTTCGTGAGGAGTTCTCTAATCTTG GAATGCACGTTCATGGCTTAGCTCACGCTGCTTCTGGATATCACAGAGTTCTTGAAGAAAATCGCAAGCTATACAATCAAGTCCAGGATCTTAAGG GGAGTATTAGGGTGTACTGTCGAGTAAGACCATTCTTTCCTGGACAATCAAACCATTTGAGCGCAGTGGAAAATATTAATGATGGAACTATCACAGTTAATATTCCTTCAAAAAATGGGAAGGGACGAAGGTCCTTCAACTTCAACAAAATCTTTGGACCATCTGCAACCCAAG CGGAAGTCTTCTTAGACATGCAGCCACTCGTTAGATCTGTTCTTGATGGCTATAATGTTTGCATATTTGCATATGGGCAAACAGGATCAGGAAAAACTTACACTATG ACTGGACCAAAAGAAATCACAGAGAAAAGCCAAGGTGTAAATTACAGGGCTCTAAGCGACTTGTTTCTTATAGCGGATCAAAGAAAGGACACTTTCCAATATGACGTTTCTGTTCAAATGATTGAGATTTACAATGAACAAGTCAGGGATCTTTTGGTCACTGATGGAACAAACAAAAG ATTGGAGATTCGAAGTAGTTCTCAAAAAGGACTCAGCGTTCCAGATGCCAGCCTTGTCCCTGTATCATCAACTATTGATGTTATTGAACTAATGAACCTCGGTCAAAGGAACCGTGCAGTTGGAGCAACAGCTCTTAATGACCGCAGTAGCCGATCTCATAG TTGCTTGACTGTTCATGTTCAAGGAAGAGATTTGACATCTGGAGCTATCCTTCGTGGATGCATGCATTTGGTTGACTTGGCAGGAAGTGAGAGGGTGGATAAATCTGAGGCCACAGGAGATAGACTGAAAGAGGCACAGCATATTAACAAATCTCTTTCAGCTCTGGGAGATGTCATTGCTTCCCTTGCTCAGAAAAACTCACATGTACCTTACAGAAACAGTAAACTCACACAACTACTCCAAGATTCACTTG GAGGACAGGCAAAGACACTAATGTTTGTTCACATAAGTCCAGAGAGTGATGCTATTGGAGAAACAATTAGTACCTTAAAATTTGCTGAAAGAGTTGCCACAGTTGAACTTGGTGCTGCTAGAGTAAACAAAGATAGTTCAGATGTTAAAGAGCTCAAAGAACAG ATTGCCAGCCTTAAGGCAGCACTAGCAAGAAAGGAAGGAGAATCAGAACATTCTTTATGCAGCAGCTCCGAAAAATACAGGACAAAGGGTATTGAGCTTTCACCTTACCAAATTCCTGACACCGGGGATCAGCTTGGATGCCGGCGACCAATGGTGGAGGTTGGCAATATAGAG CTTCAAAGTAATACAACAGTGAGGCACAAAACTCAGAGCTTTGATTTTGATGAGATATCAGGAAATTCACCACCATGGCCCCCGGTGAACAATAGTCTTGGACAAAACTATGCGGAGGATGACAAAGAATCTGGTTCTGGAGAATGGGTTGACAAGGTCATGGTCAACAACAAGCAAGACGTAAACAAAACTGAGAACCTCTTGGGGTGTTGGCAAACAAGCAATGGGAACTTATCTGAATCCTTTTATCAGAAATATCTCAAAGATTCTTGCAAAATGTACTCAGAACAATCATACAACATGTTCATAGGAGGCAACCAGTTTAACATTGTGGGTTCAGATGACACGGATGAGCCCGATGCTGCCACCAGTGATTCCTCAGAACCTGATTTGCTTTGGCAATTTAATCATTCCAAACTCAGCAGCATGACCAGTGGAATTGGATCAAAGACTACAAGATCCATCTCTAAGTCAGCGAAAAGCCCCGAGTTGAG CAAGAATGCTGTTCATTCTTCTCCTTTGGGTCCTTCGCCTTCATTGAAACAGTCAAATGGCGTCTCACATCGAACAGGAAGGCATCCAGCTCCAGTTGACGTGAAACGTAGAAGTGGCGGTAGAAAATAA
- the LOC108328713 gene encoding uncharacterized protein LOC108328713 isoform X1, protein MSNDAVCFYSVLGIGKHSSDGEIRCAYRKMALKWHPDRCSKDPKFALEAKKQFQHVQEAYSVLSNTGKRRIYDAGLFGLIGEDDDEGFVDFMQEMILMMQNVRPKDEKGTMEDLQGLLRDMMMKENEGIGNPGFSCNSTPCPTKRTRIS, encoded by the exons ATGTCAAACGATGCCGTTTGCTTCTATTCGGTGCTTGGGATTGGCAAACATTCGAGTGATGGTGAAATTCGATGCGCATATCGTAAGATGGCTCTG AAGTGGCATCCTGATAGATGTAGCAAGGACCCAAAGTTTGCACTGGAGGCAAAAAAACAGTTTCAGCACGTTCAAGAGGCTTATTCAG TTTTGTCCAACACAGGGAAGAGAAGGATATATGATGCTGGTTTGTTTGGTCTAATTGGAGAGGACGATGATGAG GGGTTTGTTGATTTCATGCAagaaatgattttgatgatgcagAATGTAAGACCCAAG GATGAGAAAGGAACAATGGAGGATCTACAAGGACTGTTAAGGGATATGATgatgaaagaaaatgaaggaataggAAATCCTGGATTTAGCTGTAATTCAACTCCATGTCCTACAAAGAGGACCCGTATTTCATGA